The segment catatgatgatccgttaCTAATTGGGGCCCCGGGGCTTCAGTCAATGTGGTAACTCTGCATAATTATATATAAATTGCTTTCTCTACTTTCTCTTGTAGTCATGGTGGATGCTCTTGGTGTAGTGTTGGGCAGTAGTTTGACAGTGATGCTCGGAGCCACTGCCCTGTATATCCTGATTCGCTGGTATCAAAGCGGACGTTGTTGCTATGGTGAGTATTGACTATGTGTTTCAGAAGTAGAATATAGGTTAATGTGGCAACGTATTCCATTGACCGACATGGCAAATATGCAAAATTTGATTTTATTCGAGACCTTCTTTGTTATCAGATATATTTTCTGCTCATAGGCGGGATTTTAATAATAAAAGTATATTAGCAAATTGCAGTAAAGgaccatattttattttatatagggCCAGGCTATACATGCTATATAGGACCAAGTTATTTCCTGTGTAGTTGTTTTTAATCTAAATCATGACTTGAGATCCACATAACTTATATTACAGGGTGTCACGAttattgggtatgtggacccactgggatttaccgccgtagcgggatagcagcttgccaaacagtgtaccaagtaaagtctatagtctgagcaagggtacctgtggtagtacagacagtagcgatggctaggctcagataggaccttggcagcagacacgactccaactcttttaaggcacaggaacaaggtagcatgggatacaggtagcaggaacgggaacactgggaacaggaaaccactaagggaccatttgctagactgacacgggaaaacacaacactgctcaggcaatgagtgaaggggcagggcccttcttatagtccaggatgatcagacaattctaaacatgtgtgcgcgctggccatttaaggTTGGTACTAAGCTCacgcgtgcaccctagtggtcactgcaggccaggacggccgcatgtgctggcatctctgggaagtaaggcgtcggcaggatgagagaagTCTGCGGTCTGTGGCCGCTGACGTTACACAGGGTATTTTTTCCATAAATCAAGTAGTCACAGCCTTTACCATGTTCCTTACATCACTAGAAAGCATACTCCCTCATGTTAACAGTGTTCCCCAACCAATGTGGCTCTTAGGGATTCCGGCATGTTTTGGCTCCTAGGCTCCATATGCGGCTCTTAGTTTCTTTTGCATGGTGCtccttaggctacgttcacatctgcattgggcattccattgttctgctccgtcagaggagcaaaacAAGGAAAATGGTGGAAGCGAATGCTCTGTTGAACAATGGAGACAACCGGAGCcccatggaacccattgactttaatgggttccattgggtttccagcatactgcgctattgtttacgGTATTTTCGGCTGaatctgtgacagaggcccctaacggagcctccaaggcagatgtgaataaggccttagctgTATATTCTACAGGATGTGGTAATAATACAGTATCCAGTGGCCGAAGACACCAGGTTAGGAACCACCCTATGGCAATTCACTGGTTGTAATAAATTACAAAAATATTTAACATGTATTCAACTTACATTTTTATAATAAAGTGTTTAGTAAAATTTGTATAGACTCAATAACACCTGCTGTGTTTGAATGCAGCTATCATGCAAAAAAAAAGGTTTGGATCCCAGCGGTAAATATAGCAAACAGTGCACAATGAGGTTATGTGTCTGCTCACAAGATCATATCAGCTAATACAAACAGTAACAAAGGAAACAGCAATAACATAGTTCCTTTAGTGCAGAACTCTAAGGTTTTGTGGCTTGCGTGACATCCCACTCGCATGGTGCCAATACCCCCTCCCTGCTATATAGTTTATAGGTTAAACAACATTAGTGATAATTTCATTTCTTCTTTTATTCTAGAGACAAGCGTTGTCTTCAATCTTTACAATATTCGGTAAGTTAGTCCATGACTAAACATCTAGGGTGTGTATTCTATcaaacttagggcttattcagacgaacgtgatatacgtccgtgcaacatgcgtgattttcacgcgcctcgcacggacctatgtttgtcttaggggccgtgcagacattccgtcattttcacgcagcgtgtgtccgctgcgtaaaactcatgacatgtcctatatttgtgcgttgcttgcgcatcacgcacccattgaagcacttccgtgagatgcgcgtgattcgcgcaacagcagtaaaaactatgattgaaaaactatgatttacaaacatacagagtgtcataatgatggcggctgcgcaaaaatcacgcagccgcgcatcacatggtgatgacacacggagatgttaagtaccttttgcgtgcgcaaaatattGGAATATTAAATGCACAGTCAGGGCTCTTTCACACTCCCGAAACAcaagttaaagagaacctttcacctgcccatacatgtgcagcatgtaaggccctgttcacacagatttttttgacgcagaaacggcgccaaaaaatggccgaaaatgcctcccattgatttcaatgggaggcggaggcgttttttacaAAAAAGAAACGTCATGCCCTAtccttgggcgtttacgcctctgacctcccattgacatcaatgtgaggcagataaagcgtatttcgctgcttttttttgccagtagcactcaatgggcgcgagcgaaaacgctgtgaaaattgcagcaaacggcgtgcaggcaggtaaaaaatctgcctcgaaatcccaaacggaattttgaggcagaattttcctcctgcaaaaaactctgtgtgaacagggcctaagggtatgttcacgcgcaatGTTTTCAGCggtatttcggggtgtttacacctcgaaaaacgccagaaaaacggaagctgaacgcctacaatcatctgcccattgaaagcaattggaaaaacagcatttagttcatatggggcgtctttttacgcctgttttaaaaaacggagcgtaaaaagacgctccgtaaaattaaatagcatgtcatttcttgaggcctcaaaagaagctccaaattaaaagtagcttcattttcagcttcaaaaaacgcctgaaaatcaggagctgttttcccttgaaaaccgctctttattttcagaagtttttgagtttatgggtatgttcacacggcagcgtccgtaacggctgaaattacggtcatgttttcaggagaaaacgtccccgtaatttcagccgtaacggcaggtgcaggcgcttgaacgccgcgtccattatggacgtaattggcgctgcttttcattggagtcaatgaataacggctccaattacgccccaagaagtgacaggtcacttctttgacgcgggcgtctatttacgcgccgtcatttgacagcggcgcgtaattatacgcctcatgtgaacagacaaatgtcagcccatcgctttcaatgggcagatgtttgtcaacgctttcaagccgcatttttcggatgtaattcggggcaaaaacgcccgaattacgtccgtaattagtgtgtgtgaacataccctatgtgtgaacataccctaatgggcagggctgcacaaaaccTGGggcagttaatttttttttcctatcctcctccgttatttagatatcggtgccattatatttggctcccgatatttaaataaccccctgaagtgtcaatggggtgtgtaattggcaagggagcgtgtaacatcgctgtgacactgtccaatcagcaacggacagtgccacagcaagagctggagagaggagctcCACCGCCACCATGGAACAGCAGGTGAGCGACTTATTCCTCTTTACTGCTTATACAATGGGAAACGTTCCAGTCTCTTAGTATATACCTCCAACAGAAGGCACACCACGCAGTATGAAATGGGCCATAAGGCATCCTGtttaaaacattgttttttttttatcataaaaaaaaatggatgtcaaacaggAGGGTGTAACAGGACGCAAAAAGTTGCCTATCTTGTAGCATCTTGTTTCCATacacttaggcctgatttacacgagcgtgtgcgttttgcgcgcgcaaaaaacacagcattttgcgtgcgcaaaagacacttgactgctccgtgtgtcatccgtgtatgatgcgcggctgcgtgattttcgcgcagccgccatcatagagatgaggctagtcgacgtcagtcactgtccatggtgctgaaagagttaactgatcggcagtaactctttcagcaccctcgacagtgcattccgatcaccatatctagtaacctgttaaaaaaaaaagaggttcgtacttaccgagaacttcccggccgtttccttggtgacgcgtccttgatgacgcgcctctcttgacatctggccccacctccctggatgacgcggcagtccatgtgaccgctgcagcctgtgcttggcctgtgattggctgcagctgtcacttggactgaattgtcatcccgggaggtcagactggaggaagaagccgggagttatcggtaagtcagaacttttttttttttttttacacgttcacgtatattgggatcggaagtcactgtccagtgtgctgaaccagtttaactcttttagcaccctgcacagtgactgtctcttgccgggttcggtcaaaacgagttcggccgaacccggtaaagttcagttcggtcatctgtaagacactccgttcggatgtttgtaaacagaaaagcacgtggtgcttttctgtttacctacagtttgacagctcttgcgcgaatcacgcagttcgcacggaagtgcttccgtgcgaccttcgtggttttcacgcacccattgacttcaatgggtgcgtgatgcgcgaaaaacgcagatttatagaacatgtcgtgagttttttttagcgcactcacgctgagcaaaactcacggactgccatagagtaatataggtgcgtacgacacgcgtgaaaagcacgcgtgtcgcacgcgcgtatattacgctcgtgtaaatgaggccttacattgtACAGAAAACAAATCCATCAGAATCCAGTTGTTCaacaggagagaaaaaaaaaatcctgaaatccCGAAACTTTTAATACAGCCGCAAATGAACACATCTGcgctccgtcataggagcagaacaatgaaaatactgGAAGCGCCGGATCTGCATTATGGAAACTAACGGAGCTTgactgaacccattgactttaatgagttccaTCGGGTGTCCGCCATTTTTccagacaaaatagtgcagcatgctgtgctattttgtctggcaaaaatggcagaatctgcaacggagcATCAGACGTAGTTTCCattatggattttgctgcacattCGCAGCAAATACacatgaatctgcagcaaaattagcatatttgGGGGTTCgtctagacgtggcggattttgCAGCGGACTTGCTGTAGATTTCCACTTTTGCattacaaaggctgaaatccgcagagaAAATCAATAGCAGCACGTCAAGCAAGCTCGcctgaccctgggtttcgcccttccggcttcctctggggcatgaccCAGATATTGATTTGAATGTGTTTCTCAGTGCTGTTCGAGCGGTGAAATACTTGATTTACTTAGGGTTTTTGGtccccttgcttgccaaaaaatagaataaaaagtgattgaaaaatcgcacgtaccccaaaattgtaccgataaaaactacagattgtcccgcaacaaataagcccacacacagctccggtggagaaaaaataaaaaagttctggcggcacaaaatctgcagtgtgttccaaaagcggataagactgggcaccatttatcagtgcgacactgcccattatttatttaccccatcattataccctcttattatgccctgatgtacacacacacacagattacatacgcccccacattataaactgaaataccagcaa is part of the Rhinoderma darwinii isolate aRhiDar2 chromosome 10, aRhiDar2.hap1, whole genome shotgun sequence genome and harbors:
- the SMIM35 gene encoding small integral membrane protein 35; amino-acid sequence: MVDALGVVLGSSLTVMLGATALYILIRWYQSGRCCYETSVVFNLYNIRHLKSMDLELAPPFTVSGSMHAHGPMSGYHYSQFQDSEV